Genomic segment of Paenalkalicoccus suaedae:
TAACTGAGTAGCCTCATTGATCGCTTTACCAATATCAACACCAGAGCCTACGCCCTCTGCAACAATGATAATACTGTGCTTTTTGCCACGGTCATGGCCGCGCTTTAATCGTTTAATAATGTCTTCCATATTCTCACTTACTTCTGGCACCATAATCGTCTCGGCACCGTCTGCAAGACCTGCCCAAAGTGCAAGATCTCCTGCATCGCGGCCCATTACTTCGATTACATATGTGCGTTCGTGAGATGTTGCTGTGTCACGAATCTTATCCACAGCATCAATAACTGTGTTTAAAGCTGTATCGAATCCGATTGTAAAGTCTGTGCCTGGGATATCATTATCGATTGTCCCTGGAACCCCTACAGTCGGGAAGCCGTGCTCTGTTAATTTTTTCGCGCCTTGGAATGAACCGTCTCCACCAATTACGACAAGACCTTCAATACCAAATTTCTTTAATTGCTCAATACCTTTTAGCTGACCTTCACGAGTTTTAAACTCTTCACAGCGAGCTGTATATAGCTTTGTTCCACCTCTGTGAATAATATCACCTACAGAACCTAGCTCAAGCTTTTCAATATCACCATTGATTAAGCCCTGATACCCATAATAAATACCATACACTTCTAAACCGTGATAAATCGCCTTACGGACGACTGCGCGAATCGCAGCGTTCATGCCTGGCGAGTCGCCTCCACTAGTGAGAACTCCAATACGTTTCATCTAAATCGTTCACCTCGAATTTTGGCATACTTTTTTCATATGGTTTTAAAATAACACTTTCGAAATGCATTTACAATAGAGATCAGACCTCTTACTTTAGCCTACTGCGACAACGGTTTGAAAGTATTACTTATTTACCAACGATGACACCGTTTACATCGGTATACTCTCCGATTTTATTAAATTTTTCGTAACGTTCGTAAACGAGCGCTTCTCCGTCAATATTTGTAAGCTCCTTTAACGCTTTTTGCAAGGACTGCTTGATATACCCAGTCTGCGTCTCCATATCTCGATGTGCCCCGCCCCTTACTTCAGGAACTACCTCATCAATTAAGCCCAGCTCTTTTAATTCAGGAGCTGTGATTTTCATTGTTTCTGCTGCGCGCTTCGCTAGGCTTGCATCCTTCCATAGTAAAGCGGCCGCACCTTCTGGTGAAATAACGGAGTACGTCGAGTTTTCGAGCATCAGAAGGCGATCTCCTACACCTAACGCTAACGCTCCCCCACTTCCACCTTCTCCAATGACGATACAAATAATTGGGACGCGAAGACCCGCCATTTCAATTAAATTACGAGCGATTGCTTCACTTTGACCGCGCTCTTCCGCTGCTCTACCTGGGTAGGCCCCTTTTGTGTCGATGAAATTGATAATCGGTCGACCAAACTTCTCTGCCTGCTTCATAAGGCGTAATGCTTTACGATACCCTTCTGGGTGAGGCATTCCAAAGTTGCGGCGAATGTTATCCTTTGTATCCTTCCCCCGCTGATGACCTATAACCGTTATCGGTTGTCCTTCAAACATAGCAATTCCGCCAACTATCGCTTCGTCGTCTCCATAGGTACGATCTCCATGCAACTCTAAGAAAGAGGTGAATAAGCGATCAATATAATCTTGTGTTGTTGGACGTTTGCCGTGTCTCGCAATATGCACGCGATCCCACGCCGTCATGTTGCCGTAAATATCTTGTTCTAACTGCTCTAAACGCTTCTCTAATTTCTCAATTTCTCCAGACATATCAATCTCTTTTTCCTCCGTAAAGGCTTTGAGCTCTGATATTTTATCTCGTAACTCTGTAATTGGCTTCTCGAACGGTAATTCTTCTGGCATGCTTGATTCTCCCCTCTATGCTGAATGAATCGCAACGATTGTTTTTAATGTTTCTTTCATTTCATGTCGATGAACAACCATATCCAATTGCCCGTGCTCCATTAAAAACTCGGCCGTTTGGAAATCATCCGGTAGCTTTTGGCGAATCGTCTGTTCAATGATTCGTCTTCCCGCAAATCCAATAAGTGCGCCAGGCTCTGCGATATTAATATCGCCTAATGATGCGAAACTTGCAGAAACCCCACCAGTAGTTGGATGAGTCATGATACTTACAAATAGAAGCCCCTCTTCGTGCAAGCGTCTGAGTGCAGTACTTGTCTTAGCCATCTGCATAAGACTAAAGACGCCCTCCTGCATTCTCGCGCCACCAGAGGCTGCAAACATGAGGAATGGCTTGCGTTCTTCAATCGCAATAGAGATCGCACGCACCATCTTTTCGCCCACAACAGATCCCATACTCCCCATTCGAAAGCGAGCATCCATGATCCCAACAATGACTCCGTAGCCATCAATAGTACCACGGCCCGTCACAACAGCTTCGTTTAAGCCAGTCTTTTCTCGGTCCATCGCAGACTTTCGCTCATATTCGGGGAAGCCAAGGGGATCCTTCGCAATCATGTCGCGGTCAAATTCCTCGAAGCTACCTTCGTCAAGCGTCCACTCAATGCGATCCTCGGCACCTATACGATGATGGAAGCCGCACTGGTCACAAACAAGTTTGTTGTTACGAAGCTCTTTTATGTAACTAATAGATTTACATTTAGGACATTTACTCATTAACCCTTCTGGCACTTCTTGCTTTGCTTTTTCAGAAGGGATGGTTGCATATTTCGGTTTTTTTGAAAATAAGTCCCTTATCATAGGAAATCACCTCATAAGTTAGGTTTTAAAATTGACTATTTGCTAAGTGAATATTCATTTTATCAACGGCTCTACTAACATCTCTACATTTAATTGCTTCGACGATTGACTCGTGCTCCTCTAAAGCATGCTCCATGCGCCCTTCTCTTGATAGGGATTCTCTAAGCGCGACTTTACTATATTCGACGAGCGGTCTCCAAATATTCATCATGAGTTTATTTTGACTGATTTGAACAATTGTTTTATGAAAGAGGATGTCCTCCTCTACAGGAATGTGGCCATCACGCCATACGTGGTAAGAATCACGAAGAACATTCTCTAATTCTTCTACTTCCTCGGCTGTCGCTCGGTCACATGCGAGCCTGACAGCTTCTACCTCTATCATTCGCCTTGTCTCTCTAAGATCCCTTCTCGCTCTCGGATCCTGTAAAAAAAAGCTTGCCAGAATTTCCGCCAATCGGTGACTTCCTGCTTGCTTTACAAAGGTGCCTTCTCCTTTTCTTGTCTCAATTAAATCTAATAGCTCTAGAGAACGCAGTGCCTCTCTGACAGACGATCTTCCTACCTGTAGTCGCTCTGATAGATCGCGCTCAGAGGGTAGCTTGTCCCCGGCACTTAAATCATTTGTCATGATTAGTTGTTCAATCTCTTTTAAGATCCGAACGTATACCTTATTTTCTGTCACCGCCATGGAGGTCCTCCTAGTCTTATAAAATGGGGGGTAGTAAACCTCTAAAGGGTTGCGGCAGATAGGAATCCCCTACTCGCCACAACCCTATAGATGTTAGGAAAGCTATTCTTCGATCATTGTAAGCTCCATCGTACGCTTCCAAACTTCCTCTGGGTCTACTTTACGTCTTGCTACGCCTGTTTCCATCGCTGCTTTTGCTACACTTCTTGCTACAGCTGGAGCAATACGCGCATCAAAAGGTCCTGGAATGACGTAGTCTGCATGACGCTCTTCGTCAGTTACAAGGTCTGCAATTGCTTTAACCGCTGCAAGCTTCATTTCTTCGTTAATATGCGTGGCATACACGTCTAATGCCCCGCGGAAAATACCAGGGAAAGCAAGTACATTATTCACCTGATTTGGGAAGTCTGAACGACCTGTACCAATAACAGCTGCACCTGCCGCTTTAGCTAAGTCTGGCATAATTTCAGGTACTGGATTGGCCATGGCAAAAATAATAGGATCTGCATTCATTGACTCGACCATCTCAGGTGTTAATGCTCCTTCAACAGATACACCGATAAAAACGTCCATGTCCTTTACAACTTCCTCTAGCTTCCCATCCACTTTATTACGGTTTGTCACTTGAGCAATCTCATGCTTTAAGTCGTTCATTCCATAAGGACGCCCTTCGTAAATAGCACCCTTTGAATCACAAAGAATAATGTCTTTTACACCCATTGTGCGTAAAAGCTTTAAGATGGCAATACCAGCTGCACCGGCTCCATTAATAACAACTCGCACTTCGCCCATGGTCTTGTCCGTGATGCGCAGTGCATTTAACAGTCCAGCAGCTGTTACAATTGCCGTTCCATGCTGATCATCGTGGAAAACTGGGATATTCATTTCTTTTTTCAGACGCTCTTCGATTTCAAAGCAACGAGGTGCCGCGATGTCCTCTAAATTAACGCCACCGAAAGTTGGTTCCATTAGTTTTACCGTTTGAACAATCGTATCTACATCCGTTGTGTTTAAGCAAATAGGAAATGCGTCTACTCCCGCGAAGGATTTAAATAGCACAGCCTTTCCTTCCATAACTGGCATTGCTGCTTCAGGTCCGATATTCCCGAGTCCAAGTACGGCTGTTCCATCCGACACAACGGCTACCATATTTCCTTTCACCGTATAGTCATAAACCGTTTGAGGATCTTTAAAAATTTCTTTACAAGGCTCTGCTACGCCTGGTGAATAAGCTAACGACAAGTCACGCGCATTACGTACCGGGACTTTTGCTTTCGTCTCAATTTTCCCTTTTTTAATACGGTGCATATGTAATGCTTCTTCTCTTAGTGTCGCCAAACATTCCACTCTCCTTATCATTGTCCGATTATCTAAAGTGGTCTGACCACTTTTAAGCAATTTTTATTATAACAAAAAAGGGTGTACATTACACCCTTTGATTTTTTAACACGACATTTTTCACACCTAAAAGTCCTTTAAGCTTTGTGATAAACGAGGCATCAACGCCAACATTCCACATCTCCGATAACCGAATGACCTGATTTGTTGACTCGTACTTCATCACAACCTTCGTATCTCCAGGCGTATCTTCTAATAATTTTTTTAACTCGTCGAGTCCCGTTTTCTCTTTCACAGTAGGAATAAATAAATAAAGAGTTGGCTCTCTCTCCGCCTCTGCTCGCTCCATGAGTGTCTCGACTGTCGTACATTTATCTAGTATAAGACTAAGCTCTCCTGAATATTCTTGGAGCTTCCCTTCAATAAACAATTGATCTCCTGGAGTTAGCTTAAGCTGATGCTCTTTATACTGCTTAGGGAAAACAGTAATATCTAATTCGCCACTTTCGTCACTTAAAAGAACGAACGCCATTTGTTCCTTCTTTTTCGTTTCGATTGCACGCACGGACTCCACAAGACCGGCGACCCGAACAGACACGTGAGGCTTTTGCTCCTTCGCTTCCGCAATCGTCATCCGCTTATACGTGCTAAGTAGCTCCATGGCCTCCTCTAGTGGATGACCCGACAAGTAAAATCCGACGGTCTCTCTTTCTAAGCGAAGTCGCTCTAAAAGCGGAAGCTCCTTCGCTTCTTTATACGTCGGACGAACATCCTCTTCGAAGAAAAGAAAGTCGTCGCCCTGCTGACGTTTTTCCTGTTCTTTTTCAGCAAACACGAGCGCTTCATCTAAAGAAGCTAAAAGTTCATTACGGTTCGGATGAATATCGTCTAAGCTTCCGCTCACGATAAGCACCTCTAGTGCACGACGATTGAGGACATGTTGCAAGCGGTCAACGAAGTCAAAGAAGTCTGCGAATCGCTTTTCCCGACGTGCATCGACGATCTGTTGCATCGCCCGGTAGCCAATATGTTTAATCATCCCTAACCCTAAACGAATCGCGTCTCCTTCAAGCGTACAACGTACGTGACTCTCCGTGACAGATGGAGCAAGGACAGCTATCCCCATCTTTTTCGTCTCATTCACGTAGTCAGCTAGCTTCTCGTGGTGATGAAGGCTCGTATCCATAAGTCCAGACATGAAGGCATGTGGGACATGCGCCTTTAAATAGGCAAGCTGGTAGGAAATCATGGAGTAGGCGACCGCATGACTACGGTTAAATCCATAGTCGGCAAAACGCACGATTAAATCATAGACAGTAAGAGCATCCTGCTCCGAATAGTCAAGGCGACGCGCTCCATTAACAAACTGCTCTCTTCCTTGTTCTAAATCCTCACGCTTCTTTTTACTAACGGCTCGACGTAATAAATCTGCCTCTCCAAGACGATACCCAGCCATTTT
This window contains:
- the pfkA gene encoding 6-phosphofructokinase, whose translation is MKRIGVLTSGGDSPGMNAAIRAVVRKAIYHGLEVYGIYYGYQGLINGDIEKLELGSVGDIIHRGGTKLYTARCEEFKTREGQLKGIEQLKKFGIEGLVVIGGDGSFQGAKKLTEHGFPTVGVPGTIDNDIPGTDFTIGFDTALNTVIDAVDKIRDTATSHERTYVIEVMGRDAGDLALWAGLADGAETIMVPEVSENMEDIIKRLKRGHDRGKKHSIIIVAEGVGSGVDIGKAINEATQLETRVTVLGHIQRGGSPTAQDRVLASRLGAKAVELLIEGQAGKMVGIQQNVLVHHDIDDALAQKNVLDEEMYQLSKELSI
- the accA gene encoding acetyl-CoA carboxylase carboxyl transferase subunit alpha; this translates as MPEELPFEKPITELRDKISELKAFTEEKEIDMSGEIEKLEKRLEQLEQDIYGNMTAWDRVHIARHGKRPTTQDYIDRLFTSFLELHGDRTYGDDEAIVGGIAMFEGQPITVIGHQRGKDTKDNIRRNFGMPHPEGYRKALRLMKQAEKFGRPIINFIDTKGAYPGRAAEERGQSEAIARNLIEMAGLRVPIICIVIGEGGSGGALALGVGDRLLMLENSTYSVISPEGAAALLWKDASLAKRAAETMKITAPELKELGLIDEVVPEVRGGAHRDMETQTGYIKQSLQKALKELTNIDGEALVYERYEKFNKIGEYTDVNGVIVGK
- the accD gene encoding acetyl-CoA carboxylase, carboxyltransferase subunit beta, whose amino-acid sequence is MIRDLFSKKPKYATIPSEKAKQEVPEGLMSKCPKCKSISYIKELRNNKLVCDQCGFHHRIGAEDRIEWTLDEGSFEEFDRDMIAKDPLGFPEYERKSAMDREKTGLNEAVVTGRGTIDGYGVIVGIMDARFRMGSMGSVVGEKMVRAISIAIEERKPFLMFAASGGARMQEGVFSLMQMAKTSTALRRLHEEGLLFVSIMTHPTTGGVSASFASLGDINIAEPGALIGFAGRRIIEQTIRQKLPDDFQTAEFLMEHGQLDMVVHRHEMKETLKTIVAIHSA
- a CDS encoding FadR/GntR family transcriptional regulator, with protein sequence MAVTENKVYVRILKEIEQLIMTNDLSAGDKLPSERDLSERLQVGRSSVREALRSLELLDLIETRKGEGTFVKQAGSHRLAEILASFFLQDPRARRDLRETRRMIEVEAVRLACDRATAEEVEELENVLRDSYHVWRDGHIPVEEDILFHKTIVQISQNKLMMNIWRPLVEYSKVALRESLSREGRMEHALEEHESIVEAIKCRDVSRAVDKMNIHLANSQF
- a CDS encoding NAD(P)-dependent malic enzyme, producing MATLREEALHMHRIKKGKIETKAKVPVRNARDLSLAYSPGVAEPCKEIFKDPQTVYDYTVKGNMVAVVSDGTAVLGLGNIGPEAAMPVMEGKAVLFKSFAGVDAFPICLNTTDVDTIVQTVKLMEPTFGGVNLEDIAAPRCFEIEERLKKEMNIPVFHDDQHGTAIVTAAGLLNALRITDKTMGEVRVVINGAGAAGIAILKLLRTMGVKDIILCDSKGAIYEGRPYGMNDLKHEIAQVTNRNKVDGKLEEVVKDMDVFIGVSVEGALTPEMVESMNADPIIFAMANPVPEIMPDLAKAAGAAVIGTGRSDFPNQVNNVLAFPGIFRGALDVYATHINEEMKLAAVKAIADLVTDEERHADYVIPGPFDARIAPAVARSVAKAAMETGVARRKVDPEEVWKRTMELTMIEE